From the Cryptomeria japonica chromosome 2, Sugi_1.0, whole genome shotgun sequence genome, one window contains:
- the LOC131071344 gene encoding MYB-like transcription factor EOBII isoform X2, with product MRRKKRGQEKAHGLQRRIWSLLGLKRSGKSCRLRWVNYLRPDLKRGNITPEEERLIIDLQSRWGNRWSRIAQSLPGRTDNEIKNYWRTRIKRRFHRASTGNGSSYHSIYTTCLPNPFLQQSSRVEKASPPQNSLQQTGALNNKVVYFDEQAHEEFITGSVDSIRILNGVAKFNDSSNGQTEALVAPSEYQSFAGLLSGIYSDEMEDAPVSIFSTVPWPEELLQ from the exons ATGAGGAGGAAAAAGAGAGGACAAGAAAAGGCCCATGGACTGCAGAGGAGGATATGGAGCTTGTTAG GGCTGAAGAGAAGTGGGAAGAGCTGCAGGCTGAGGTGGGTTAACTATCTACGCCCAGATCTTAAGAGAGGCAACATTACTCCAGAAGAAGAGCGGTTAATAATAGACCTACAGAGCCGTTGGGGTAACAG GTGGTCCCGAATTGCCCAGAGTTTGCCTGGGCGGACAGACAATGAAATCAAGAACTACTGGAGGACAAGGATAAAAAGAAGGTTTCATAGAGCAAGTACTGGAAATGGGTCATCATATCATTCAATTTATACCACCTGTTTGCCAAATCCATTCCTCCAGCAAAGCAGTAGAGTAGAAAAGGCTAGTCCACCACAGAATAGCCTGCAACAAACTGGAGCCCTCAACAATAAAGTGGTTTATTTTGATGAACAAGCCCATGAGGAATTCATAACAGGTTCTGTTGATTCAATCAGGATTTTAAATGGGGTGGCCAAGTTTAACGATAGTAGCAATGGGCAAACTGAAGCTTTGGTTGCACCTTCAGAATATCAGTCCTTTGCAGGCCTATTATCTGGAATTTATTCAGATGAGATGGAAGATGCACCAGTTTCAATCTTCTCTACTGTGCCTTGGCCTGAAGAACTACTACAGTAG
- the LOC131071344 gene encoding MYB-like transcription factor EOBII isoform X1 — protein sequence MYEEEKERTRKGPWTAEEDMELVRYISLHAEGRWNYLAKAAGLKRSGKSCRLRWVNYLRPDLKRGNITPEEERLIIDLQSRWGNRWSRIAQSLPGRTDNEIKNYWRTRIKRRFHRASTGNGSSYHSIYTTCLPNPFLQQSSRVEKASPPQNSLQQTGALNNKVVYFDEQAHEEFITGSVDSIRILNGVAKFNDSSNGQTEALVAPSEYQSFAGLLSGIYSDEMEDAPVSIFSTVPWPEELLQ from the exons ATGTATGAGGAGGAAAAAGAGAGGACAAGAAAAGGCCCATGGACTGCAGAGGAGGATATGGAGCTTGTTAGGTATATATCTCTTCATGCTGAAGGTCGTTGGAATTACCTAGCCAAAGCTGCAG GGCTGAAGAGAAGTGGGAAGAGCTGCAGGCTGAGGTGGGTTAACTATCTACGCCCAGATCTTAAGAGAGGCAACATTACTCCAGAAGAAGAGCGGTTAATAATAGACCTACAGAGCCGTTGGGGTAACAG GTGGTCCCGAATTGCCCAGAGTTTGCCTGGGCGGACAGACAATGAAATCAAGAACTACTGGAGGACAAGGATAAAAAGAAGGTTTCATAGAGCAAGTACTGGAAATGGGTCATCATATCATTCAATTTATACCACCTGTTTGCCAAATCCATTCCTCCAGCAAAGCAGTAGAGTAGAAAAGGCTAGTCCACCACAGAATAGCCTGCAACAAACTGGAGCCCTCAACAATAAAGTGGTTTATTTTGATGAACAAGCCCATGAGGAATTCATAACAGGTTCTGTTGATTCAATCAGGATTTTAAATGGGGTGGCCAAGTTTAACGATAGTAGCAATGGGCAAACTGAAGCTTTGGTTGCACCTTCAGAATATCAGTCCTTTGCAGGCCTATTATCTGGAATTTATTCAGATGAGATGGAAGATGCACCAGTTTCAATCTTCTCTACTGTGCCTTGGCCTGAAGAACTACTACAGTAG